A stretch of the Streptomyces sp. NBC_00654 genome encodes the following:
- a CDS encoding glycoside hydrolase family 3 protein: MLNLLRHHDGTPFRDLNHNGTMEPYEDPRLPVEERVEDLVNRMTLAEKAALMCHGRMLPDNARRALPGNGVPTGADLIAGRGLTAFAMMAVPDARAMAEWNNHVQDLAAAQRLGIPVTLASDPRHGFTANPATAHTGGGFSAGPEPIGLAATDDPALVEGYAALIGRELRAVGIRLAIHPMADLATEPRWARISGTFGEDADRACRMITAYIRGLQGEAIGPDSVACMTKHFPGGGPQAHGEDSHFMAGRRLVYPGGAFEHHLLPFEAAFRAGTAQIMPAYAIPSGAGLSEVGANFNRDVITGLLRGRYGFDGVVCTDFNAITGTEVPGVTTFPPRHWGVEELSVADQVVLTLDAGADQLGGETDPGLILAAVHSGAVSEARIDESARRILRDKFRLGLFEDPYADPDAAAELVGDAAGRDQGRRVQRRSLVHLSGRPVTGRRLYVEGIDPAVAARYGTVVERPEDADAAVLRIAAPYEKREGFLEQFFHSGSLEFPTVEAERLRSLAAAVPTCFAVHLDRPAVLTPLTGQAAFLIGEFGAADDVVLDAALGRAPLSGTLPFDLPSSMAAVEDAREDIPFDTRAPLFHCGHPTAGEAPSRR, translated from the coding sequence ATGCTGAACCTGCTGCGCCACCACGACGGAACGCCGTTCCGCGATCTCAACCACAACGGCACCATGGAGCCCTACGAGGACCCCCGGCTGCCGGTCGAGGAACGCGTCGAGGACCTGGTGAACCGGATGACCCTGGCCGAGAAGGCCGCGCTGATGTGCCACGGCCGGATGCTGCCCGACAACGCCCGCCGGGCCCTGCCCGGCAACGGCGTCCCGACCGGCGCCGACCTGATCGCCGGGCGTGGTCTGACCGCCTTCGCGATGATGGCCGTCCCCGACGCCCGCGCGATGGCCGAGTGGAACAACCACGTCCAGGATCTCGCCGCCGCACAACGCCTCGGTATCCCGGTCACCCTTGCCTCCGACCCCCGGCACGGCTTCACCGCCAACCCCGCCACCGCGCACACCGGCGGCGGCTTCAGCGCCGGACCGGAACCGATCGGGCTCGCGGCCACCGACGATCCGGCCCTGGTCGAGGGGTACGCGGCCCTGATCGGCCGTGAACTGCGGGCCGTCGGGATCCGGCTCGCCATCCACCCGATGGCCGACCTGGCCACCGAACCTCGGTGGGCCCGGATCAGCGGCACCTTCGGCGAGGACGCCGACCGTGCGTGCCGCATGATCACCGCTTACATCCGCGGCCTCCAGGGCGAGGCGATCGGCCCCGACAGCGTCGCCTGCATGACCAAGCACTTTCCCGGCGGCGGTCCCCAGGCGCACGGCGAGGACTCGCACTTCATGGCAGGCCGTCGGCTGGTCTACCCGGGCGGTGCGTTCGAGCACCACCTGCTGCCCTTCGAGGCCGCCTTCCGGGCCGGAACCGCGCAGATCATGCCCGCGTACGCGATCCCCTCGGGCGCGGGCCTGTCCGAGGTCGGTGCCAACTTCAACCGGGACGTCATCACCGGTCTGCTGCGCGGCAGGTACGGCTTCGACGGCGTGGTCTGCACCGACTTCAACGCGATCACGGGCACCGAGGTCCCCGGAGTCACCACCTTCCCGCCGCGTCACTGGGGCGTCGAGGAACTGTCGGTGGCCGACCAGGTCGTGCTGACCCTGGACGCCGGTGCCGACCAGCTCGGCGGCGAGACCGACCCCGGGCTGATCCTGGCGGCCGTTCACTCGGGCGCGGTCAGCGAGGCGAGGATCGACGAATCCGCCCGGCGCATCCTGCGCGACAAGTTCCGCCTCGGCCTCTTCGAGGACCCCTATGCCGACCCGGACGCCGCGGCCGAACTGGTCGGCGACGCGGCCGGCCGCGACCAGGGCCGCCGAGTCCAGCGGCGCTCACTGGTCCACCTCTCCGGCCGTCCCGTCACCGGGCGGCGGCTGTACGTCGAGGGAATCGATCCGGCGGTCGCCGCCCGGTACGGCACCGTCGTGGAGCGGCCCGAGGACGCCGACGCCGCCGTTCTCCGGATCGCCGCACCGTACGAGAAGCGCGAGGGTTTCCTGGAACAGTTCTTCCACAGCGGCTCGCTGGAGTTCCCGACCGTGGAGGCGGAGCGCCTGAGATCCCTCGCCGCCGCCGTGCCCACCTGCTTCGCCGTCCACCTCGACCGCCCCGCGGTCCTCACCCCGCTGACCGGCCAGGCCGCCTTCCTCATCGGCGAGTTCGGCGCCGCCGACGATGTGGTTCTCGACGCGGCCCTCGGCCGGGCCCCGCTGTCCGGAACCCTTCCGTTCGACCTGCCCTCCTCCATGGCCGCCGTCGAGGACGCCCGGGAGGACATCCCCTTCGACACCCGTGCGCCGCTGTTCCACTGCGGTCACCCGACGGCCGGTGAAGCACCGTCGCGGAGGTAG
- a CDS encoding tyrosine-protein phosphatase, translating to MSLVNFRDPALAADPHGSWIRPGVLYRSAQPSPRADHATVAQLRDHGILTVVDLRGAAESEPADWAAAEAAGIDVIAARMDPTTDAVMAAMGTMTTAADLGAFYLLMAEQAPHAVTAAVEAAARPGGVLLHCAAGKDRTGLITALLLELLGVPAEAIVADYARTSEALTQIFANLAERHPTHPAALNARDLAPAPLLEAPAEAMTAFLGLVRTRQGAAAFLTACGTSPATLDAFRAKAAAEAVAC from the coding sequence ATGTCCCTGGTCAATTTCCGCGATCCCGCACTCGCCGCCGATCCCCACGGCTCATGGATCCGACCGGGCGTCCTGTACCGCTCGGCCCAGCCCTCCCCCCGCGCCGACCACGCCACGGTCGCCCAGCTGCGCGACCACGGCATCCTCACCGTCGTCGACCTGCGGGGTGCCGCGGAGAGCGAACCCGCCGACTGGGCCGCCGCCGAGGCCGCGGGGATCGATGTCATAGCCGCCCGGATGGATCCCACCACCGACGCCGTCATGGCGGCCATGGGGACCATGACCACCGCCGCGGATCTCGGCGCCTTCTACCTCCTGATGGCCGAGCAGGCACCCCACGCCGTCACCGCCGCGGTCGAGGCCGCCGCCCGCCCCGGCGGTGTCCTGCTGCACTGCGCCGCAGGCAAGGACCGCACCGGCCTGATCACCGCGCTGCTGCTCGAACTGCTCGGTGTCCCGGCCGAGGCGATCGTCGCCGACTACGCCCGAACCTCCGAAGCCCTGACACAGATCTTCGCCAACCTCGCCGAGCGCCACCCCACCCACCCCGCCGCCCTCAACGCCCGCGACCTGGCTCCCGCCCCGCTGCTGGAGGCCCCCGCCGAGGCGATGACCGCCTTCCTCGGCCTCGTCCGTACCCGGCAGGGCGCCGCCGCCTTCCTGACCGCCTGCGGAACCTCCCCCGCCACCCTCGACGCCTTCCGCGCCAAGGCCGCCGCGGAGGCCGTCGCATGCTGA
- a CDS encoding TetR family transcriptional regulator, giving the protein MQETGPLTELGMRDRKKARTREAIRTAALDLFEEQGFEHTTVDQICRRADVAHRTFFRYYATKEALLFGRAFGQVILDAFAEAPADLGLWEALSHAVAVSDGRLEESAEHTARRRRLRRDLLEVRSVRDHALILVDTFGRRASVIAAERIGADPQTDLRPWALGAMLSGMLQRHLLVDSETGPLTAWAEAYQEVLRPGR; this is encoded by the coding sequence ATGCAGGAGACGGGCCCCCTGACGGAACTGGGAATGCGCGACCGGAAGAAGGCGCGTACCCGAGAGGCCATCCGCACGGCGGCGCTCGACCTCTTCGAGGAGCAGGGCTTCGAACACACCACGGTCGACCAGATCTGCCGACGGGCGGACGTCGCCCACCGCACCTTCTTCCGCTACTACGCGACGAAGGAGGCCCTGCTCTTCGGCAGGGCTTTCGGCCAGGTCATCCTCGACGCCTTCGCCGAAGCGCCGGCGGACCTCGGTCTCTGGGAGGCGCTCAGCCACGCGGTGGCTGTCTCCGACGGCCGCCTGGAGGAGTCCGCCGAGCACACCGCCCGGCGCCGCCGGCTGCGCCGTGACCTTCTGGAGGTGCGCTCGGTGCGCGACCACGCCCTCATCCTGGTCGACACGTTCGGCCGGCGGGCCTCCGTCATCGCCGCCGAACGGATCGGTGCCGACCCGCAGACGGATCTGCGCCCCTGGGCGCTCGGCGCGATGCTCAGCGGCATGCTCCAGCGCCATCTGCTGGTCGACTCGGAGACCGGCCCGCTGACCGCGTGGGCCGAGGCGTACCAGGAAGTCCTGCGCCCCGGCCGCTGA
- a CDS encoding ABC transporter substrate-binding protein: protein MKRHTHLLAASACALTLALTAGACTASDSAVSGDGSTGAAPADGPAVDGGTLRVGLDRPFTKLDPADGTLTSMPMMILANALYDPLMINGDDGVVEPYLAEAFTPDANATGWTLKLREGVKFSDGKPLDAQAVVDHVKRLAKPESTCTCAADAATIGAIEANGPTTVDFTLKAPNASFPSLFTRSLGYVSQAPAGAAPAVGSGPYTVESVQPGVSVTVTRNPAYWGDKGHADKIVYKVLPDSDSRYQSLRSGDADLIWTETPAQLKQAGGAGLRAATGPGSTSTVLFNTKAAPFDDPRVRRALQYAVDREAVEKVVFLGRGKPSDGPIGSHSPYRAANAADAYPAHDPAKARALLAEAGHPDLSFEYLVDNRPEGQQRATVLQQMFAEAGVRMTIKPMDAASLNTAMFQRKFQVLDFVTSMFGDTDTALNSLYTANSPYNFMGYSSPEVNKAIVAGRAEPDAAKRGTAYNKAARTIVGDAPMLFLTENRTGFLATAEVGGLPDLSRRTVISLSPAGLWVKK, encoded by the coding sequence ATGAAGCGGCACACGCATCTGCTCGCGGCCTCCGCCTGCGCGCTCACCCTCGCCCTGACCGCCGGTGCCTGCACGGCTTCCGACAGCGCGGTGTCGGGCGACGGCTCCACCGGGGCCGCCCCCGCCGACGGGCCCGCGGTCGACGGCGGCACGCTCAGGGTGGGCCTGGACCGCCCCTTCACCAAGCTCGACCCGGCCGACGGCACGCTGACCTCGATGCCGATGATGATCCTGGCCAACGCGCTGTACGACCCGCTGATGATCAACGGCGACGACGGCGTCGTGGAGCCCTATCTGGCCGAGGCGTTCACCCCTGACGCGAACGCCACCGGCTGGACCCTGAAGCTGCGCGAGGGGGTGAAGTTCAGCGATGGCAAGCCGCTGGACGCCCAGGCCGTCGTCGACCATGTGAAGCGCCTCGCGAAGCCGGAGAGCACCTGCACCTGCGCCGCCGACGCCGCCACCATCGGCGCCATCGAGGCGAACGGCCCCACCACCGTCGACTTCACCCTCAAGGCCCCCAACGCCAGCTTCCCCAGCCTCTTCACCCGCTCTCTCGGCTATGTCTCCCAGGCCCCCGCCGGAGCGGCACCGGCGGTCGGATCCGGTCCGTACACCGTGGAGAGCGTCCAGCCCGGCGTCTCGGTCACCGTGACCCGCAACCCCGCCTACTGGGGCGACAAGGGCCACGCCGACAAGATCGTCTACAAGGTGCTGCCCGACTCCGACAGCCGCTACCAGTCCCTTCGCTCCGGCGACGCGGACCTGATCTGGACCGAGACCCCGGCCCAGCTCAAGCAGGCCGGCGGCGCCGGCCTGCGCGCCGCCACCGGGCCCGGCTCCACATCCACCGTCCTGTTCAACACGAAGGCCGCGCCCTTCGACGACCCGCGCGTGCGCCGGGCGCTCCAGTACGCCGTCGACCGCGAGGCGGTGGAGAAGGTCGTCTTCCTCGGCCGGGGAAAGCCCTCCGACGGCCCGATCGGCTCCCACTCCCCCTACCGCGCCGCGAACGCCGCTGACGCCTATCCCGCCCATGATCCGGCGAAGGCCCGTGCCCTGCTCGCGGAGGCCGGCCACCCGGATCTCTCCTTCGAGTACCTGGTCGACAACCGGCCCGAGGGCCAGCAGCGCGCCACCGTACTGCAGCAGATGTTCGCCGAGGCCGGGGTGAGGATGACCATCAAGCCGATGGACGCCGCGAGCCTGAACACCGCGATGTTCCAGCGAAAGTTCCAGGTGCTGGACTTCGTCACGAGCATGTTCGGTGACACCGACACCGCGCTGAACAGCCTCTACACCGCCAACTCGCCCTACAACTTCATGGGTTACAGCAGCCCGGAGGTGAACAAGGCGATCGTGGCCGGGCGGGCCGAGCCGGACGCCGCCAAGCGCGGCACCGCCTACAACAAGGCGGCCAGGACGATCGTCGGGGATGCCCCGATGCTCTTCCTCACCGAGAACCGGACCGGCTTCCTCGCCACGGCCGAGGTCGGCGGCCTGCCCGACCTGTCCCGGCGCACCGTCATCAGCCTGTCCCCGGCCGGCCTGTGGGTGAAGAAGTGA
- a CDS encoding ABC transporter permease: protein MTPRILGAAAPLGRAVAVLLLVTLAALTLPHLMPGSPALAALGPTATPEQITAYEARLGLDENVLSATWRWLGDALHGDLGQSLSTGTPVTGELADRIPVTLELFVAAQLVALCIAVPVALFSAWRPDGPVDRIATAGAFVWLAVPGFVLGLLLIWIAAVQLRILPATGWTPFSEDPLGNLRHLVLPALTLGLTEAAVFTRTLRGQLLDTLDQTYISAARSRGMGTARLMLRRALRPSSLPLVTLIGIGVGTSLGGSVLVETLFGVPGVGSLAAGSINARDFPVIQAVTVISAAAVVSATLAVDLLYRTLDPRIAHGHR, encoded by the coding sequence GTGACCCCTCGGATCCTCGGCGCGGCAGCGCCACTGGGCCGGGCCGTCGCCGTACTGCTGCTGGTCACGCTCGCCGCGCTCACCCTGCCGCACCTGATGCCCGGCTCCCCGGCGCTCGCCGCGCTCGGGCCCACCGCCACCCCGGAACAGATCACCGCGTACGAGGCGCGGCTGGGGCTGGACGAGAATGTGCTGTCGGCCACCTGGCGCTGGCTCGGCGACGCCCTGCACGGCGACCTCGGGCAGTCCCTGAGCACCGGTACCCCCGTCACCGGCGAGCTCGCGGACCGGATCCCGGTCACGCTCGAACTCTTCGTCGCCGCGCAGCTGGTGGCGCTCTGCATCGCCGTACCGGTGGCGCTGTTCTCGGCCTGGCGGCCGGACGGGCCGGTGGACCGGATCGCCACCGCCGGCGCCTTCGTCTGGCTCGCCGTACCCGGCTTCGTCCTCGGCCTGCTGCTGATCTGGATCGCCGCCGTCCAGCTGCGGATCCTGCCCGCGACGGGCTGGACGCCGTTCAGCGAGGACCCGCTGGGCAATCTGCGGCACCTGGTGCTGCCCGCGCTCACCCTGGGCCTCACCGAAGCCGCCGTCTTCACCCGCACACTGCGCGGGCAACTGCTCGACACCCTCGACCAGACGTACATCTCCGCCGCCCGCAGCCGCGGCATGGGCACGGCACGGCTGATGCTGAGGCGCGCGCTGCGGCCGTCCTCGCTGCCGCTGGTCACCCTGATCGGCATCGGCGTCGGGACCTCGCTCGGCGGATCCGTGCTGGTCGAGACGTTGTTCGGGGTTCCGGGCGTCGGCAGCCTCGCCGCCGGCTCCATCAACGCCCGCGACTTCCCCGTCATCCAGGCCGTCACCGTGATCAGCGCCGCCGCCGTCGTCTCCGCCACGCTCGCGGTGGACCTGCTGTACCGCACGCTCGACCCGAGGATCGCCCATGGTCACCGCTGA
- a CDS encoding ABC transporter permease, which produces MVTADTAPAKPTATAPARLARRRPSAGVLVAGAWLSAVALAALVLPLLPGFDPLHGDFAAPSAPPGPGHWLGTDASGRDVLQRTVAGARASFAVAGLTITVGLLGGGALGLAAGWFRGPVDRAIGFATDVLMSVPTLILVMIVVSLRGPSLPVIGTLIGVFTVPHFTRVVRAVVLSLSERGFVQAARMIGTAPLRVLRREIVPHVASASLAFAFTATTVAIVAEGSLSFLGFGLRPPEPSWGGVIAEGRTMLGSAPWISLAPAAVLCLTVLALNYLGEQLRSPDRKGARA; this is translated from the coding sequence ATGGTCACCGCTGACACCGCCCCGGCGAAGCCCACCGCCACCGCTCCCGCCCGCCTCGCCCGGCGGCGGCCCTCGGCAGGAGTACTCGTCGCCGGCGCGTGGCTGAGCGCCGTCGCGCTCGCGGCACTGGTGCTGCCGCTGCTGCCCGGATTCGACCCGCTGCACGGCGACTTCGCCGCCCCCTCCGCGCCACCGGGTCCCGGTCACTGGCTGGGCACCGACGCCTCGGGCCGCGATGTCCTCCAGCGCACCGTCGCCGGCGCCCGCGCCTCCTTCGCGGTCGCCGGGCTGACCATCACGGTCGGTCTGCTCGGCGGTGGCGCGCTGGGGCTGGCCGCAGGCTGGTTCCGCGGCCCGGTCGACAGGGCCATCGGGTTCGCCACCGACGTCCTGATGTCCGTGCCCACGCTGATCCTCGTGATGATCGTGGTCTCGCTGCGCGGCCCCAGCCTGCCCGTGATCGGCACGCTGATCGGCGTGTTCACCGTTCCGCACTTCACCAGGGTGGTGCGCGCCGTGGTGCTCTCGCTCAGCGAGCGCGGCTTCGTCCAGGCCGCCCGGATGATCGGCACCGCGCCGCTGCGCGTGCTGCGACGCGAGATCGTTCCGCACGTCGCGTCGGCCTCCCTGGCCTTCGCCTTCACCGCGACCACGGTCGCCATCGTCGCCGAGGGATCCCTCAGCTTCCTCGGCTTCGGACTGCGCCCGCCGGAGCCGTCCTGGGGCGGAGTCATCGCCGAGGGCCGCACCATGCTCGGCAGCGCTCCCTGGATCTCGCTCGCCCCGGCCGCGGTGCTCTGCCTGACCGTCCTGGCCCTCAACTACCTCGGCGAACAGCTGCGTTCGCCCGACCGGAAGGGAGCACGCGCATGA
- a CDS encoding ABC transporter ATP-binding protein, which translates to MTAPTPTPSTATGPGPRTSPVLDVRSLDTTLHTPDGRALHILHGVSLTIGAGECLGVVGESGSGKSVLARTVLGVHPRTTTVSTTGQVLLHGEDLLAASPVRRSELLGTGVAMVHQDPMTSLNPVVRIADQVTESITNRRRLSRRARHERATGLLAAVDVPDPARRARAYPHELSGGLRQRVGIAAALAGSPALLLADEPTTALDVTVQRTVLDLLDRHRETRGLATLLITHDIGLLYGRARRVAVMYGGRIVETGPTETVTERPAHPYTAALLRSVPRVTGPLRRTLPAIPGTPPDLSRPAAGCPFAPRCERAEAVCTTTAPPVHPAGPGHTATCHFPLTRSENAA; encoded by the coding sequence ATGACCGCCCCGACCCCCACGCCGAGCACCGCAACGGGTCCCGGCCCCCGCACCAGCCCGGTGCTGGACGTCCGCTCGCTCGACACCACCCTGCACACCCCCGACGGCCGGGCGCTGCACATCCTGCACGGCGTCAGCCTCACCATCGGCGCGGGCGAATGCCTCGGGGTGGTCGGTGAGTCCGGCTCCGGAAAGTCGGTCCTCGCCCGCACGGTCCTCGGTGTCCACCCGCGTACCACCACCGTCAGCACCACCGGGCAGGTGCTCCTCCACGGCGAGGACCTGCTCGCCGCCTCCCCCGTACGGCGTTCCGAGCTCCTCGGCACCGGCGTCGCCATGGTCCACCAGGACCCGATGACCTCGCTCAACCCCGTCGTGCGGATCGCCGACCAGGTCACCGAATCGATCACCAACCGGCGCCGCCTCTCCCGCCGCGCCCGCCATGAGCGGGCCACCGGGCTCCTCGCCGCCGTCGACGTCCCCGACCCGGCCCGGCGCGCCCGCGCCTACCCGCACGAGCTCTCCGGCGGTCTGCGTCAACGCGTCGGCATCGCCGCGGCCCTGGCCGGCTCCCCGGCCCTCCTGCTCGCCGACGAACCCACCACCGCGCTCGACGTCACCGTCCAGCGCACTGTCCTGGACCTGCTCGACCGGCACCGCGAGACCCGCGGCCTGGCCACCCTGCTCATCACCCACGACATCGGCCTGCTCTACGGCCGGGCACGGAGGGTCGCGGTCATGTACGGCGGCCGGATCGTCGAGACCGGCCCCACCGAGACCGTCACCGAGCGCCCCGCCCATCCCTACACCGCCGCGCTGCTGCGCTCCGTCCCCCGCGTCACCGGCCCGCTGCGGCGCACCCTGCCGGCCATCCCCGGCACACCGCCGGACCTCTCGCGACCGGCGGCCGGCTGCCCGTTCGCGCCGCGCTGCGAGCGCGCCGAGGCCGTCTGCACCACGACCGCCCCGCCCGTCCACCCGGCGGGCCCCGGCCACACGGCCACCTGCCACTTCCCCCTGACCAGGTCGGAGAACGCCGCATGA
- a CDS encoding ABC transporter ATP-binding protein — MTAVLHATGLSVVHRTRSGPLHAVSDVDLTLHERRTLALVGESGSGKSSIAKALLRLPPPTAGTVSLAGTDLATLTPRALRALRPRIQMVFQDPLSSLNPRRQVSDLVAEPLDAHPDAARDRTAVIERQLDAVGLPPALFGDRRPGQLSGGQAQRVAIARALAAEPRVLIADEAVSALDVSAQATVLNLLRRLTEERGLASLFISHDLGVVRAVSDDVAVLQLGRLCEQGPTEEVLAAPAHPYTAALLAAVPEPGRPLGDTGLLPTDPPSPLDPPSGCRFRTRCPLADARCADETPALREIAPRRTVACHRPLITPGTPPAPHAPTAALSSGPRTTG; from the coding sequence ATGACCGCCGTCCTGCACGCCACCGGACTCTCGGTGGTCCACCGCACCCGCTCCGGACCGCTGCACGCCGTCAGCGACGTCGACCTGACGCTGCACGAACGCCGCACCCTCGCCCTGGTCGGCGAGTCCGGCTCCGGCAAGAGCAGCATCGCCAAAGCCCTGCTCCGGCTGCCCCCGCCCACCGCCGGCACCGTCAGCCTCGCCGGCACCGACCTCGCCACCCTGACTCCCCGTGCGCTGCGCGCCCTGCGTCCCCGGATACAGATGGTCTTCCAGGACCCGCTCTCCTCGCTCAACCCACGGCGTCAGGTCAGCGACCTGGTCGCCGAACCGCTCGACGCCCACCCCGACGCCGCTCGCGACCGCACGGCCGTTATCGAGCGACAGCTCGACGCGGTGGGACTGCCGCCCGCCCTGTTCGGCGACCGCCGGCCGGGCCAGCTCTCCGGCGGCCAGGCCCAGCGCGTCGCCATCGCCAGGGCGCTGGCCGCCGAACCCCGCGTGCTCATCGCCGACGAAGCCGTCTCCGCCCTCGACGTCTCCGCCCAGGCCACGGTGCTCAACCTGCTCCGCAGACTCACCGAGGAACGCGGCCTGGCAAGCCTGTTCATCTCCCACGACCTCGGCGTCGTACGGGCGGTCAGCGACGACGTCGCCGTACTCCAGCTCGGCCGGCTCTGCGAGCAGGGCCCCACCGAAGAGGTCCTCGCAGCCCCGGCCCATCCGTACACCGCCGCGCTGCTCGCCGCCGTCCCCGAACCCGGCCGCCCCCTCGGCGACACCGGCCTGCTTCCCACCGACCCGCCGTCCCCGCTCGACCCGCCCTCCGGCTGCCGCTTCCGCACCCGCTGCCCGCTCGCCGACGCCCGCTGCGCCGACGAGACACCCGCCCTGCGCGAGATCGCCCCGCGCCGAACGGTCGCCTGCCACAGGCCTCTGATCACCCCCGGCACACCACCGGCACCTCACGCACCAACGGCTGCTCTGTCATCCGGCCCCCGGACAACCGGCTGA
- a CDS encoding CPBP family intramembrane glutamic endopeptidase, with the protein MTLSTRPLPLVNRRRGPFVFLGVAYIGMWAAMSPLLAGGYQRGDAREETGALEQVCIAAAMLAPALAAILVVRWVERSGRVRDSLALRWTKPWGRAARACLMAFVVPAGLTTAALVIGTFAGRYPFGGVHWNGLGSWAAAAVLNMLVSLPLFFGEELGWQGYLFPRLARDGDRRSLIRAYAITGAAFALWHLPTLLMGGQYPGRPWYVSVPAMLVSCLLVLPVFTWLRLRSGSVVPAVIGHAFVSSVSVAMVTEFADSKAALDPLHMSMAGWPGWIVTGAFVAFLALTGRLQPSFCTARTVPHPASIRRL; encoded by the coding sequence ATGACGCTTTCAACCAGGCCCTTACCGCTCGTCAACCGGCGACGTGGTCCGTTCGTCTTCCTCGGTGTCGCCTACATCGGCATGTGGGCGGCCATGTCACCACTCCTGGCCGGCGGTTACCAGCGCGGTGACGCACGCGAGGAGACCGGCGCACTGGAGCAGGTGTGCATCGCGGCCGCGATGTTGGCGCCTGCCCTCGCCGCGATCCTCGTCGTCCGCTGGGTCGAGCGCAGCGGCCGGGTGCGGGACTCGCTCGCCCTGCGCTGGACGAAGCCCTGGGGGCGTGCCGCGCGGGCGTGCCTGATGGCTTTCGTCGTGCCCGCCGGCCTCACCACGGCTGCTCTTGTCATCGGCACCTTCGCCGGCCGCTACCCGTTCGGTGGAGTGCACTGGAACGGGCTCGGCTCGTGGGCGGCCGCAGCGGTGCTGAACATGCTGGTGTCGCTTCCGCTGTTCTTCGGCGAGGAACTGGGCTGGCAGGGCTACCTCTTTCCGCGCCTCGCACGGGACGGTGACCGCCGGAGCCTGATACGGGCGTACGCGATCACCGGCGCGGCCTTCGCCCTGTGGCACCTGCCCACGCTGCTGATGGGCGGCCAGTACCCAGGTCGGCCCTGGTATGTGTCGGTGCCCGCCATGCTGGTGAGTTGCCTCCTCGTCCTGCCGGTCTTCACATGGCTGCGTCTGCGCTCCGGCTCGGTCGTGCCCGCCGTCATCGGCCATGCGTTCGTGAGTTCGGTGAGTGTCGCCATGGTCACGGAGTTCGCCGATTCCAAGGCAGCACTGGATCCCCTGCACATGAGCATGGCCGGATGGCCCGGCTGGATCGTCACAGGCGCGTTCGTCGCCTTCCTGGCGCTGACCGGCCGACTCCAGCCATCCTTCTGCACGGCCCGAACCGTCCCTCACCCCGCATCGATCCGCAGACTGTGA
- a CDS encoding HemK2/MTQ2 family protein methyltransferase, with translation MWLLRPPGVYRPQADTWLLAQTLRDAGIPFGARVLDMCTGTGALAIAAAGVGAGHITAVDISRRAALTTRFNTRVRRLPVRVERRDALTLPAHRQFDVILANPPYVPSPRQELPRSGPARAWDAARDGRALLDPLCANAPGMLADGGMLLIVHSDVCGVETTVDLLRGGGLKAAVVARRTVPFGPVMKRRIALLEDRGVIRAGQREEELVVIRGDRRDPTP, from the coding sequence GTGTGGTTACTGAGACCTCCTGGTGTCTACCGGCCTCAGGCCGATACCTGGTTGCTGGCCCAGACGCTGCGTGATGCGGGAATCCCCTTCGGCGCACGGGTCCTGGACATGTGCACCGGCACCGGCGCCCTGGCCATCGCCGCCGCCGGCGTGGGTGCGGGGCACATCACGGCCGTGGACATCTCGCGCCGTGCCGCGCTCACGACGCGGTTCAACACCCGGGTGCGCCGGCTCCCCGTCCGGGTCGAACGCAGGGACGCGCTGACACTCCCCGCGCACCGGCAGTTCGACGTGATACTCGCCAACCCGCCGTACGTACCGTCCCCCCGGCAGGAGCTGCCCCGGAGCGGACCGGCCAGGGCCTGGGACGCCGCGCGGGACGGACGGGCACTGCTGGACCCCCTGTGCGCCAACGCTCCCGGGATGCTCGCCGACGGCGGCATGCTGCTGATCGTGCACTCCGATGTGTGCGGGGTGGAGACCACGGTGGACCTGCTGCGCGGGGGAGGCCTGAAGGCCGCGGTGGTGGCCCGGCGGACGGTGCCCTTCGGACCGGTCATGAAACGCCGCATCGCGCTGCTGGAGGACCGGGGGGTCATCAGGGCCGGACAACGCGAAGAGGAACTGGTGGTGATCCGTGGTGACAGACGCGATCCCACGCCGTAG